The genomic segment GGATGCAGAATACCCAGACTTAGAGCCACAAATTGTAGAAGATCAGACAAAGCACCTCTTGGGCTTGCTTCGTGATGGTGCCATCGATGTGGCCATGATGGCACTACCATCGGAAGCTCCAGGAATGAAAGAAATTCCACTCTACGATGAAGATTTCATCGTGGTGACCGCCAGCGATCATCCTTTTGCTAGCCGTCAAGATCTAGAACTCTCCGCTTTAGAAGAACTAGATCTACTGCTCCTTGATGATGGACACTGCCTGCACGATCAGATTGTAGATTTGTGCCGACGCGCAGATATCAGCCCAATAAGCTCTACCACCGCTGTCACTCGAGCATCTAGCCTCACAACTGTCATGCAGTTAGTTGTCGCAGGCCTCGGATCTACACTCGTGCCAGTAAGTGCAATCCCATGGGAATGCACCCGCCCAGGTCTAGCCACTGCTAATTTCAAGCCTGAGGTTACCGCCAACCGCCGCATGGGCTTGGTCTACCGCACCTCTTCTTCACGTGCTGAAGAGTTTGCGCAATTCGCAGTGGTTTTGCAGCGTGCTTTCCAGGATTCCCTTGCCCTTGCTGCTTCCACAGGCATTGTCTTGAAGCACAATACTTCTGAAGTTTAAAGCCTTTCAGAGACATCAAAACAGCCCTTGCCATCATCCTTATATGTTCGCTAGAACACGAAAGGATAATGGCAAGGGCTGTTTATTTTTAGCTAAATCACGCTAAACAAAGCTAGAACCAGATACTTAGCAGCATAGTTCTACTGCTGCTCAACTGGAATATTTCCACCGCTCATCTGACGGTAAATATGAACTACTGCAAGCGTGTACGCAGGAAGCAGAATCACGAATCCAAATAAGAGCGTGACAAAACCAATAATGCTGATGGCCAAGCCGCCAACAACAGTAAATAGCAGCAAACGTGGATAGTTGCGCAATGCATCTTTGAATCCGGTTCGCGCAGCACTCATTGCGGTATGTTGCCCGTCTGCGGTGTAGTACACCCAGAATGAATATAGCGGGCCAATGAGGGCTAGTGCGAAGAGATAGATGAAGAACATGCCGAGTGCGGAGTTATTTACCTCAACCATACCGGTTGCTTCATCAACCATTGCTAGCTCTCCGCTCAGCATTGACGGAAGAGTGGAAACAATCGCGCTAATAATGCCAAGGACGATCATCAATAGTGCAGTTTGCCCAACATTGATAGGTCGGAAGAAATCTGCGTAGCGTGTTTTGTGTCCATCGACGGCAAGGAGTGCTCCACGCATGACACAGATGCTCATGACGCACGCAACAATCACAATAAGAACATTAAAAACAATCATTGTCGGCGAGGTATTCGAGCCATCCGTTACAGCTTCCGGATCCAGGACAAAAGCTAGATAGCCTGCGAGTCCACTCAAGATCATGAAGCCGAGACCAAGAAGGACTGTGCCAAGAATCCAGACAACTGGATTGCTGAAGGTGGTTCGGAATCCGAAGCGAACCGCTCTCATAATATCGACAGTGCCACTACCTGGTTCAAGTTGCACACCGTTGTTTATTGGTGCAGCGTTGTAGCCTTGGTAGGAATTTTGGTTTGGGTATGGGGTCTGTGGATATGGTTCGCCCACCATCCCCTGGTTATATCCTTGGAAACCTCCCGGCGCGTCCTCAGGATGTGAGGTCGGTCCGTATGGTGAAGGATGTGCATCGCCGGTTCCCTCTTGAGGGTTAGCGTTAAAGTTTTCCCAGGATTTGTCCCAGGATTGTTCGCGTGAGTTATCTTCGCCATCGCCATTGGCGTTGGTGTGGTCGTCGCGGCTCATTGTTGTTTCGTCGCCCTCCCTATAAGTGTTTAGTTCTCTATACAGAGTACCTGTACGCAGATTCCCCTATCCACTTGGACTTTTTGCAAAGACAAGTAGAATTAGCGTCTAGTCATGACTACTTTTGAAACTGCCCCCTCAAAGGCATCCCTGTATGAACTCTTAAAAGGTGTTTCCCTCTCCGATGAGCGCGCCTTTAGGCGACGCCTGTCCAAGGCTCGTGCTCCGCAAGCACTCAGTGCTATTGCAGCAGACATCGATAAAGCTTGCCTGCTTATCGACGCAAAGAGCCAGTTAATTCCGACTATCACCTATCCTGAAAATCTTCCGGTTAGCGCACGCCGTGATGATATTGCTGAGGCAATTCGGGATAATCAGGTGGTTATTATCGCGGGTGAAACTGGCTCAGGTAAAACCACTCAAATTCCTAAGATTTGTTTGGAACTTGGCCGTGGCCGACGTGGCCTTATTGGTCACACTCAGCCGCGTCGATTAGCAGCCCGTACCGTGGCGGAGCGCATCGCCGATGAGCTGGGGCAAGACATCGGTGAATCGGTGGGCTATGCCATTCGTTTTGATGATCGAGTATCTTCCCGCACGTCTGTGAAGCTGATGACAGACGGTATTTTGTTGGCGGAAATGCAGCGTGATCGTTTCCTTAATGCCTATGACACCATCATTATTGATGAGGCGCATGAACGCTCATTAAATATTGACTTCATTTTGGGCTATCTACGCCAATTGTTGCCTAAGCGTCCGGATCTGAAGGTGATCATCACTTCTGCAACGATTGATCCGGAGCGTTTTGCTGAACACTTTGCTGATGCGGCTGGTAAACCAGCGCCCATCATTGAAGTTTCTGGACGTACCTTCCCTGTAGAAATTAGGTATCGCCCATTAGAAATTTTGGATGGCGATAAAATTATCGACACCGATCCCCTTGATGGTCTGTGCTCTGCGTTGGAAGAGCTCATGGCTGAGGGCAAGGGCGATATCTTGTGCTTCTTTGCTGGTGAGCGTGATATTCGCGATGCTATGGAAGCGATTGAAGCCCGCCGCTGGAAAGGCGTCGAAGTCACACCTTTGTACGGACGACTTTCTAACCAAGAGCAGCACCGGGTCTTTAGCCCGCATTCAGGTCGGCGCATCGTGCTCTCCACCAATATCGCTGAAACTTCACTCACAGTTCCAGGTATTCACTATGTGGTTGATACTGGCACTGCACGTATTTCGCGTTATTCCGTTCGCACTAAGGTGCAGCGTCTTCCCATCGAGGATATCTCTCAGGCCAGCGCTAATCAGCGCTCTGGTCGATGTGGTCGTGTTGCAGATGGTATCGCTATTCGTCTGTACTCAGAAGATGATTTCAATTCTCGTCCTGAATTCACTGATCCAGAAATCTTGCGTACTAACTTAGCCAGCGTTATTTTGCGGATGGCCTCGCTGCGCCTGGGCGATATTAATGATTTCCCCTTCGTCCAAGCACCAGAACAGCGTTCCATTAGAGATGGCATCTTATTGCTCCATGAACTGGGTGCACTCACCGATAATGCTCAGGCTGATGGTTCCCCACAGCTCACCCAAATCGGTAA from the Corynebacterium crudilactis genome contains:
- a CDS encoding hydrogen peroxide-inducible genes activator; this translates as MSNKEYRPTLAQLRTFVTIAECKHFGTAATKLSISQPSLSQALVALETGLGVQLIERSTRKVIVTPAGEKLLPFAKATLDAAESFLSHARGANGSLTGPLTVGIIPTAAPYILPAMLSIVDAEYPDLEPQIVEDQTKHLLGLLRDGAIDVAMMALPSEAPGMKEIPLYDEDFIVVTASDHPFASRQDLELSALEELDLLLLDDGHCLHDQIVDLCRRADISPISSTTAVTRASSLTTVMQLVVAGLGSTLVPVSAIPWECTRPGLATANFKPEVTANRRMGLVYRTSSSRAEEFAQFAVVLQRAFQDSLALAASTGIVLKHNTSEV